The following are encoded in a window of Francisella tularensis subsp. tularensis genomic DNA:
- the ruvA gene encoding Holliday junction branch migration protein RuvA — protein MISFIKGVLIEKDPTALLIDVNGIGYEVFVPMTTFYTLGDIDSQVSLYTHFIVREDAQQLYGFKSKVDKKVFQELIKVNGIGARTAIAILSGMDSKTLLHCIENKDYALLATVPGIGKKTAERLVVEIYDKLLKMANEIYAQTSGTTTTSQDSQAQQAPTSVVLANSIFNESVDALLALGYKQKDAEKMARSAMGDATTAAEVIRKALQGSIKSKR, from the coding sequence ATGATAAGTTTTATAAAAGGTGTATTGATAGAGAAAGATCCAACAGCTTTGCTTATTGATGTAAATGGTATTGGTTATGAAGTTTTTGTACCGATGACAACATTTTATACATTAGGTGATATTGATAGTCAGGTTAGCCTTTATACACATTTTATAGTTCGTGAAGATGCTCAGCAACTCTATGGGTTTAAATCAAAAGTTGATAAGAAAGTTTTCCAAGAGTTAATTAAAGTCAATGGTATAGGAGCTAGAACAGCTATTGCTATTTTATCTGGTATGGATTCAAAAACTCTATTACATTGTATTGAAAATAAAGATTATGCTTTATTAGCTACAGTGCCAGGAATTGGTAAAAAAACTGCTGAGCGTTTAGTTGTAGAAATTTATGATAAGTTATTAAAAATGGCTAATGAGATTTATGCTCAGACTTCAGGTACAACTACAACTAGTCAAGATTCACAAGCACAACAGGCACCAACATCTGTAGTATTAGCAAACTCAATATTTAACGAATCCGTTGATGCATTATTGGCATTAGGCTATAAGCAAAAAGATGCTGAAAAAATGGCTCGCTCTGCTATGGGTGATGCAACTACAGCAGCAGAGGTAATTC
- a CDS encoding MFS transporter, with protein sequence MGTKYYIRACTVWLIGATFFFYEFFLRVLPNSLHQDIVNSFNATAFSFSLFGGAFYLCYSLLQVPVGFLFDKYGKKKSLFFATIICALGALLFSLTSSLYVAIFARCLMGIGAAFGFLGLLIISTQWFPMKYMGILSGSTQILGTLGPILAGGPLLFFVNYLDSWRLVILISAILGIFLAVLILIFVKEGTKAAETLSKQEVNSEIKSNLLNKKLITIYFYAFFIYCSIPTLGAIWGVSLLQTKGLTITQASYSVAFLWLDLGIGSPFFGLMYDKFKDKINMLFVVSLLGFICVCTLLFLHLNQIVSMILLFLIGCAAAGQTLSFTVIANYRGQKPKSIFFGINNTVVMFSGFIVPIIVGVLVNSFNLDILLALSILPIAFLAALIVSLKLSTVQRD encoded by the coding sequence CTACCGAATTCACTTCATCAAGATATAGTTAATAGTTTTAATGCGACAGCTTTTAGCTTTTCATTATTTGGTGGGGCTTTTTACCTGTGTTATTCATTATTACAAGTGCCGGTTGGATTTTTGTTTGATAAGTATGGTAAAAAAAAATCACTATTTTTTGCTACTATCATCTGCGCGTTAGGAGCATTACTTTTTTCGTTAACATCTAGCTTATATGTGGCAATTTTTGCAAGATGTTTGATGGGTATCGGCGCAGCTTTTGGTTTCTTAGGGTTATTGATAATATCAACACAATGGTTCCCGATGAAATATATGGGTATTTTATCTGGATCTACACAAATCTTGGGAACTTTAGGACCTATTTTAGCTGGTGGACCATTGCTATTTTTTGTAAATTATTTGGATAGTTGGAGATTAGTCATATTGATATCAGCTATCTTAGGAATTTTTTTAGCGGTATTAATTCTAATTTTTGTTAAAGAAGGTACAAAAGCTGCAGAAACTTTGAGCAAGCAAGAAGTAAATAGCGAGATAAAAAGTAATCTTTTAAATAAAAAATTAATTACTATATATTTCTACGCTTTCTTTATTTATTGTTCGATACCTACATTAGGAGCTATTTGGGGAGTTAGCTTATTGCAAACTAAAGGACTTACTATTACTCAAGCTTCTTATTCGGTAGCTTTTTTGTGGTTAGATCTTGGTATTGGAAGTCCTTTTTTTGGTCTAATGTATGATAAGTTTAAAGATAAAATAAATATGTTATTTGTAGTTTCTTTACTAGGATTTATTTGTGTTTGTACTTTATTATTTTTACATTTAAATCAAATAGTGAGTATGATTTTACTATTCTTGATTGGTTGTGCTGCTGCTGGTCAGACACTTTCATTTACTGTGATAGCAAACTATAGGGGACAAAAGCCTAAATCAATATTTTTTGGTATAAATAACACTGTAGTTATGTTTTCGGGGTTTATTGTTCCAATTATTGTTGGAGTTTTAGTTAATAGTTTTAATTTAGATATTTTGTTAGCTCTGTCAATTCTTCCTATCGCTTTTTTAGCAGCACTTATAGTAAGCTTAAAATTATCAACAGTTCAAAGGGACTAA